The Bernardetia sp. genome contains the following window.
AATATTTTTTTGTTTTATCTTCTAACAAAAAAAGCATTTTAAAGTCAGTTTGCCAAAAAAATTATCGTTTTTAACTATACATTCTTTTACGTATCTCAATAAGAGCATTTTCTAAGTTTTCAATATTTGGAGTTTCTGGTAGAGTAGATTTTTGATAGGCTTTTTCTAACTGTTCTATTTTTTGGTCAGCTTTTTTGATGAGTTCTTCATAAGTAAAAAATCCACTTCTGATTTTTAGTAATTCTTCTCTATTTGGACGTTTGACAATAACTTTTTGCTGCTCCAAAATCTCAATCGCCATATCCAACAATCTAAAAGTGTGCATCATATTTTTGGCATCATAATTTTTTCCGTGTTCTAGCGTATTTTCATAGCGAGCATCATTTCGTTTTTCTACCCATTCCCAATACTGTTTGTATTCTTTGCAATGCGCTGCATAACCTTCTTTGTTGAAATATAAATACGCTACTGGCTTTGCTTCTTTTGCAATATTACTACTCAAACTAACTTCATTAGAGTCTTCATTTTTCAAAATTCCTTTATAAAAAAAGCTGTTATCTTCATTCGGATTATGATAAAAAAGCAAATAGGTATTTTTGATATGATTGATAGAAGAAAGTCCACAATTTTCTTGCTTATAATTCTTTGATAAAAGCCACTCTGTAAGTGGAATACTGACTTTTTGCTTTTCTGTATCGTCTAAAATATAACAGAAATCTAACACTGTTTTT
Protein-coding sequences here:
- a CDS encoding DNA polymerase beta superfamily protein, with the translated sequence MNLKTLKEQNLILLEALAGSKAYGTDLPTSDTDIKGIFILPKEKFYGLEYTPQVSDEKNDIVFYEIKRFIELLAKNNPSAIEIFHTQDFFYKNPVLNLIKSEDILSKLCRDTFAGYALTQIRKAKGLKKKIFNPMPKERKTVLDFCYILDDTEKQKVSIPLTEWLLSKNYKQENCGLSSINHIKNTYLLFYHNPNEDNSFFYKGILKNEDSNEVSLSSNIAKEAKPVAYLYFNKEGYAAHCKEYKQYWEWVEKRNDARYENTLEHGKNYDAKNMMHTFRLLDMAIEILEQQKVIVKRPNREELLKIRSGFFTYEELIKKADQKIEQLEKAYQKSTLPETPNIENLENALIEIRKRMYS